Proteins found in one Rhodovulum sp. MB263 genomic segment:
- the rnk gene encoding nucleoside diphosphate kinase regulator translates to MTEQHTPSRGTGRRPRVVISADSLDRLEALAQGAIQRNPELADRLLGELGRARIVPVAKLPPDVVAIGRAVTYRDESTGQEKTVTPVFPEAADISSGRVSVLTPIGIALIGLAEGASLPWDTRDGKRRVLTVLRVAPEEVAEGLAAG, encoded by the coding sequence ATGACCGAGCAACATACCCCCTCACGCGGCACCGGGCGGCGGCCCAGGGTCGTCATCTCTGCCGACAGCCTGGACAGGCTCGAAGCTCTTGCGCAGGGCGCGATCCAGCGCAACCCCGAGCTGGCCGACCGGCTGCTCGGCGAGCTTGGCCGGGCCCGTATCGTTCCCGTCGCGAAACTGCCCCCGGACGTGGTGGCGATCGGCCGCGCGGTCACCTATCGCGACGAATCGACCGGTCAGGAGAAGACGGTCACGCCGGTCTTTCCCGAGGCGGCCGACATCTCCAGTGGCCGGGTCTCGGTCCTGACGCCGATCGGGATCGCGCTGATCGGCCTGGCCGAGGGGGCATCGCTGCCCTGGGATACCAGGGACGGAAAGCGGCGGGTGCTGACGGTGCTCCGGGTCGCGCCGGAAGAGGTCGCCGAGGGGCTGGCGGCAGGATGA
- a CDS encoding site-specific integrase, translating into MSLKLFQRNGAWYVRGTVAGRKFYQSTKTTDRKIAERIKAETEAQAWQRRFDGPGAGLTMAQVFTAYLDADKPARFLLKLAEHWKDTLVEDVTPELIRQAAKKIYPNANEPTWNRQVIKPTQAAINHAAGFGWCQRISVKRYTETPEVKTPATLEWVRAFSSQAEEDGLAHLGALCLFMFGTAARVGEACNLTWRYVDLSAARVELHLFKPTPWKRIAHLPPEVVVSLANIPSNRNPDEPVFGYAGRGSVRGPWNNVCKRAKIERLTPHCCRHGFATSMLQAGIDVKTVADMGGWKDATTVLRTYAHAMKDPSVTNVLFGAKTVQETSKKLSAI; encoded by the coding sequence ATGTCGCTCAAGCTGTTCCAGCGCAACGGCGCCTGGTACGTCCGAGGGACTGTTGCCGGAAGGAAGTTTTATCAGTCTACAAAAACGACTGACCGAAAAATCGCGGAGCGGATCAAAGCGGAAACCGAAGCCCAAGCGTGGCAACGTCGTTTCGATGGGCCGGGGGCCGGGTTGACCATGGCGCAAGTCTTCACGGCATATTTGGACGCGGATAAGCCCGCACGGTTTCTTCTCAAGCTGGCGGAGCACTGGAAAGACACTCTCGTTGAAGACGTGACACCGGAGTTGATCAGGCAAGCGGCCAAGAAAATATACCCAAATGCGAACGAGCCGACTTGGAACCGGCAGGTGATCAAGCCAACGCAGGCTGCAATAAACCACGCGGCGGGGTTCGGATGGTGCCAGCGCATTTCGGTGAAACGCTACACCGAAACGCCCGAGGTGAAGACGCCAGCAACGTTGGAGTGGGTGCGCGCCTTCTCGTCACAAGCCGAGGAAGACGGGCTCGCGCATCTTGGCGCGCTCTGCCTGTTCATGTTCGGCACGGCGGCGAGGGTTGGGGAGGCATGCAACCTGACTTGGCGCTATGTTGACCTCAGCGCGGCAAGGGTCGAGTTGCACCTGTTCAAGCCGACACCTTGGAAGCGCATCGCACATCTGCCGCCCGAAGTTGTGGTCTCGCTAGCGAATATTCCTAGCAACCGGAATCCGGATGAGCCCGTGTTCGGCTACGCCGGGAGGGGCAGCGTTCGGGGGCCTTGGAACAATGTTTGCAAGCGGGCGAAGATCGAGCGCCTTACACCGCACTGCTGTCGGCACGGCTTTGCCACTTCCATGCTGCAGGCCGGTATCGACGTGAAGACCGTGGCGGATATGGGCGGATGGAAGGACGCAACAACGGTGCTGCGCACCTACGCTCACGCGATGAAAGACCCGAGCGTCACCAATGTGCTTTTCGGTGCAAAAACGGTGCAAGAAACGAGCAAGAAGCTATCAGCCATTTGA
- a CDS encoding helix-turn-helix transcriptional regulator gives MARSGLSMGVRELAEAAGVSTNTITRLEKGEALKPRTLEAIQSAFEAAGVEFIPENGGGPGVRLKK, from the coding sequence ATGGCCCGGTCTGGTTTGTCTATGGGAGTGCGCGAGTTGGCAGAGGCCGCAGGCGTCTCAACCAACACGATTACGCGCCTAGAGAAGGGCGAGGCGCTGAAACCGCGGACGCTTGAAGCGATTCAATCTGCGTTTGAGGCCGCCGGTGTCGAGTTCATTCCCGAGAACGGCGGCGGGCCAGGAGTTCGGCTTAAGAAGTGA
- a CDS encoding abortive infection family protein: MADVISGGAAYADAPPPIGLYRSGPQIEKFMRACNVDFSVDGSRLPSLVQCLIKINNSFQPEDVLPRIIEAAADPRDFIHEPERHTAVLDHLNRALRFDGFEIQQQGGRMRLVEAGKGVPVLSELAGLSEVIDFDTVSRDLERALASAATDPEDAVTAACSTVESVCRSILVELGEPLPAKKDVQGLYNAVKQPLGLSPDRSDIDPLIANDVRQVLSGLTTVVCGVGALRTHGGDAHGREKGFARVDARIARLSIHAASTAALFLIETWQRKFPARQLPKADDLQR; the protein is encoded by the coding sequence TTGGCCGATGTCATCAGCGGCGGGGCTGCTTATGCGGATGCTCCGCCACCTATTGGGCTTTATCGTAGTGGCCCGCAGATCGAGAAGTTCATGCGCGCCTGCAACGTCGATTTCAGCGTGGACGGCTCCCGCCTGCCATCCCTGGTCCAGTGCCTCATCAAAATCAACAATAGTTTCCAGCCCGAGGATGTGCTCCCGCGTATCATTGAGGCAGCGGCCGATCCTCGCGACTTCATCCATGAGCCAGAACGCCATACAGCCGTACTCGACCACCTTAACCGCGCATTGCGCTTTGACGGCTTCGAGATTCAGCAGCAGGGAGGGCGGATGCGCCTGGTCGAAGCAGGCAAAGGCGTGCCGGTTCTCTCAGAGCTTGCCGGGCTATCCGAGGTGATCGACTTCGACACGGTGAGCCGTGATCTGGAACGCGCCCTCGCAAGTGCTGCCACCGATCCGGAGGATGCTGTCACCGCCGCGTGCAGCACGGTCGAAAGCGTGTGCCGGTCGATTTTGGTCGAACTTGGCGAGCCGCTTCCTGCCAAGAAGGATGTGCAGGGGCTCTATAATGCCGTGAAGCAGCCTCTTGGACTGTCGCCTGATCGTTCAGATATTGATCCCCTAATCGCAAATGATGTGAGGCAGGTTCTTTCCGGACTGACCACGGTGGTATGCGGTGTAGGGGCTCTCCGAACACATGGCGGCGATGCCCATGGTCGCGAAAAGGGCTTCGCGCGTGTCGACGCGCGGATCGCCCGTTTGTCGATCCATGCGGCGAGCACTGCCGCGCTCTTTCTCATTGAGACATGGCAACGTAAATTTCCAGCGCGTCAGCTACCGAAGGCCGACGATCTTCAAAGGTAA